In Flavobacterium cerinum, one genomic interval encodes:
- a CDS encoding phosphoribosyltransferase, whose amino-acid sequence MEIQLHDKQFVPFLSAKEIDAAIAKMADAVAKDMNGEIPVFVGVLNGAFMVVSDFMKHYKSDCELSFVKMASYEGMETTHEVKQLIGLNQDITGRTIVIIEDIVDTGNTIVELQKMFADKGVKQLKFATLFLKPEAYDKDIAIDYVGLEIPNKFIVGFGLDYDGLGRNIPEVYQLK is encoded by the coding sequence ATGGAAATACAACTTCACGATAAACAATTTGTGCCGTTTCTTTCGGCAAAAGAAATCGATGCGGCTATTGCTAAAATGGCAGATGCCGTTGCAAAAGATATGAATGGTGAAATACCGGTTTTTGTCGGCGTGCTAAACGGAGCCTTTATGGTAGTGTCCGATTTTATGAAACATTATAAGTCCGATTGCGAACTTAGTTTTGTGAAAATGGCATCATACGAAGGAATGGAAACAACACACGAAGTAAAGCAATTGATCGGTTTAAATCAGGATATTACAGGTCGGACAATTGTTATTATTGAAGATATTGTAGATACCGGAAATACGATTGTAGAATTACAGAAAATGTTTGCGGATAAAGGTGTAAAACAATTAAAGTTTGCTACGCTTTTCCTAAAACCGGAAGCTTATGATAAGGATATTGCCATCGATTATGTAGGATTGGAAATTCCGAATAAGTTTATCGTTGGCTTCGGACTGGATTATGACGGACTGGGACGAAACATCCCGGAAGTATATCAGTTAAAATAA
- a CDS encoding SRPBCC family protein has protein sequence MTSLTIITRIKAPSKIVFDVSRNIEIHQLSVAHTNEKAIAGTTSGLIGLNETVTFRGKHFGIYLTHQSQITEMSAPDYFTDEMIKGHFSFFRHEHIFEIQEDATIMTDKIQYKVPFGSIGKLFDFFILKRYLRTMIRKRNKLLKYIAEN, from the coding sequence ATGACCTCATTAACAATAATCACACGTATAAAAGCGCCGTCAAAAATTGTTTTCGATGTATCCCGGAATATTGAAATTCATCAACTTTCCGTTGCTCATACGAATGAAAAGGCAATAGCCGGCACCACATCCGGACTCATCGGTCTAAATGAAACCGTTACCTTTCGCGGAAAACATTTTGGTATTTATCTGACACATCAAAGTCAAATTACGGAAATGTCCGCACCGGATTATTTTACAGATGAGATGATAAAAGGTCATTTTAGCTTTTTCAGACATGAACACATTTTTGAGATTCAGGAGGATGCCACAATAATGACTGATAAGATACAATACAAAGTGCCTTTTGGTAGTATCGGAAAACTATTTGATTTTTTTATCCTCAAAAGATATTTACGCACAATGATCCGAAAACGGAACAAACTGTTGAAGTACATCGCTGAAAATTAA
- the obgE gene encoding GTPase ObgE: MTEGNFVDYVKIYVSSGKGGKGSTHLHREKFIEKGGPDGGDGGRGGHVYLVGNKGLWTLFHLKFARHIKAGHGGDGGSARSTGADGDDKFIEVPLGTVVRDKETNEILFEVTEDGEKRILVKGGKGGLGNWHFRSSTNQTPRYSQPGMPAEELDVILELKVLADVGLVGFPNAGKSTLLSVLTSAKPKIADYPFTTLKPNLGIVAYRDFQSFVIADIPGIIEGAAEGKGLGHYFLRHIERNSTLLFLVPADADDIKKEYDILLDELRRYNPEMLDKDRLVVISKSDMLDDELKAEMKTQLDKEFKGIPYMFISSVAQQGLTELKDKLWQMLNS, encoded by the coding sequence ATGACTGAAGGGAATTTTGTAGACTACGTAAAAATTTATGTTTCTTCCGGTAAAGGAGGGAAAGGGTCTACGCATTTGCATAGAGAGAAATTTATTGAAAAAGGTGGTCCTGACGGAGGAGACGGTGGTCGCGGAGGCCATGTTTATCTGGTAGGAAATAAAGGACTATGGACTTTGTTTCACCTGAAATTTGCACGTCACATCAAAGCCGGACACGGAGGAGATGGTGGTAGTGCAAGAAGTACCGGTGCTGATGGTGATGATAAATTTATCGAAGTACCGTTGGGAACTGTGGTACGTGACAAAGAAACCAATGAAATACTTTTTGAAGTAACCGAAGACGGTGAAAAAAGAATCTTGGTAAAAGGAGGTAAAGGAGGTTTAGGAAACTGGCATTTCAGAAGCTCAACTAATCAGACGCCGCGTTATTCGCAACCGGGTATGCCGGCCGAAGAACTGGATGTAATTCTGGAATTAAAAGTATTGGCTGACGTCGGACTGGTTGGATTTCCGAATGCAGGAAAATCAACATTATTGTCGGTTTTGACTTCTGCTAAGCCGAAAATTGCCGATTATCCGTTTACAACATTAAAACCGAATCTGGGAATTGTAGCTTATCGTGACTTTCAGTCGTTTGTAATTGCCGATATTCCGGGAATTATCGAAGGGGCTGCAGAAGGAAAAGGATTAGGGCATTATTTCCTGAGACATATAGAGCGAAATTCAACATTGTTGTTTTTGGTGCCGGCCGATGCGGATGATATCAAAAAAGAATACGATATTCTATTGGACGAGTTACGCCGATACAATCCGGAAATGCTGGATAAAGATCGTTTGGTTGTCATTTCAAAATCAGATATGCTGGATGATGAGCTAAAAGCCGAAATGAAAACACAGTTGGATAAAGAATTTAAAGGTATTCCGTATATGTTTATCTCATCTGTTGCCCAACAGGGACTAACGGAATTAAAAGATAAATTATGGCAAATGCTTAATTCATAG
- the purE gene encoding 5-(carboxyamino)imidazole ribonucleotide mutase, whose protein sequence is MSKVAIIMGSISDMPVMQDAIAILKEFGITTEVDIVSAHRTPEKLFDFSTNAHKRGINVIIAGAGGAAHLPGMVASMSPLPVIGVPVKSSNSIDGWDSVLSILQMPGGVPVATVALNGAKNAGILAAQIIGSQDNSVLSKITDYKEGLKQAVLKASEDLK, encoded by the coding sequence ATGAGCAAAGTAGCCATTATCATGGGTAGCATTTCGGATATGCCGGTAATGCAAGATGCCATTGCAATACTAAAAGAATTCGGAATTACTACAGAAGTCGACATTGTATCGGCACACCGTACACCTGAAAAATTATTTGATTTTAGCACAAATGCCCATAAAAGAGGTATCAATGTGATTATTGCAGGAGCCGGAGGAGCAGCACACTTACCCGGAATGGTCGCATCTATGTCACCACTCCCTGTAATCGGAGTTCCGGTTAAATCCAGTAATTCAATCGACGGTTGGGACAGCGTACTTTCCATATTACAAATGCCCGGAGGGGTTCCGGTGGCAACTGTAGCCCTAAACGGAGCCAAAAATGCCGGTATTTTGGCCGCTCAGATTATCGGTAGCCAGGACAATTCTGTTTTATCAAAAATAACCGACTATAAAGAAGGATTAAAACAAGCGGTTTTAAAAGCTTCGGAAGACCTGAAATAA
- a CDS encoding M3 family metallopeptidase, which translates to MSILTEKFNTKYNTAPFSQIKIEDYAPAFTTNIATARAEIDAIINNPESPTFENTIEALDYAGDTLERLSSIFFNLNSAETSDEMQKIAQEVSPLLTAFGNDITLNADLFQRVKAVYEQIDQLNLTTEQQTLLTKKYKGFSRNGALLADDKKERLREIDTELAKLSLTFGENVLAETNDYQLHITNEKDLDGLPEGTIEAAHAIAKSQDKDGWIFTLDHPSYLPFVTYAHNRELRKEIAIAFGRKGFQNNAYDNQEIVIRIANLRHERANLLGYPTHAHFVLEERMAQNPEKVTAFLNDLQSKAKPAAEREFAQLTNFAKKLDNIDHLEKWDGSYYSEKLKQELFNLDDEKLKPYFKLENVLNGAFTVAQKLFGITFTEVFDIDKYHEEVQTFEVKDNNNDLVAVFYADFFPRKGKRNGAWMTSFKHQSIQNGVNERPHVSIVCNFTRPTTTKPSLLTFNEVTTLFHEFGHALHGMLANTTYPSLSGTSVYWDFVELPSQVMENWCYEPEALALFAKHYQTGEIIPIEYVNKIKESASFLEGMATLRQISFGLLDMGWHGQDPSGIRDVKTFENEQFASTKLFPDVAENAMSTAFSHIFQGGYSSGYYSYKWAEVLDADAFAYFQEKGIFNPEVAKLFKENILSQGGTDHPMTLYKKFRGQEPKPEALLKRAGLL; encoded by the coding sequence ATGAGCATTTTAACCGAAAAATTCAACACCAAATACAATACCGCGCCGTTTTCACAAATCAAAATTGAGGATTACGCGCCGGCTTTTACGACTAATATCGCAACAGCCCGAGCGGAAATTGATGCTATTATTAATAATCCGGAGTCTCCTACTTTCGAGAATACAATCGAAGCATTGGATTATGCCGGAGACACATTGGAACGCTTGTCTTCTATTTTTTTCAATTTGAATTCAGCAGAAACCAGTGACGAAATGCAGAAAATAGCGCAGGAAGTTTCTCCGCTTTTAACAGCATTCGGTAACGATATTACTTTAAATGCCGATTTATTCCAACGGGTAAAAGCGGTATACGAACAAATTGATCAATTAAATCTTACCACAGAACAACAAACGCTTTTAACTAAAAAGTACAAGGGTTTTTCCCGTAACGGAGCTTTGTTGGCTGACGATAAAAAGGAACGTTTACGTGAAATCGACACGGAACTGGCTAAATTATCATTGACTTTCGGTGAAAATGTTTTGGCTGAAACCAACGACTATCAATTGCATATTACGAACGAAAAAGACCTTGACGGTTTACCGGAAGGCACTATCGAAGCGGCACACGCTATTGCTAAAAGTCAGGATAAAGACGGTTGGATTTTCACACTCGATCATCCGAGCTATCTTCCTTTTGTAACCTATGCTCATAACCGCGAACTTCGCAAGGAAATTGCCATCGCATTCGGCCGAAAAGGATTTCAGAATAATGCATACGACAATCAGGAAATTGTAATTCGGATTGCCAATTTAAGACATGAAAGAGCCAACTTATTAGGTTATCCAACACATGCGCATTTTGTTTTAGAGGAGCGTATGGCTCAAAATCCGGAAAAAGTAACCGCTTTTTTAAATGACCTGCAATCAAAAGCCAAACCGGCTGCCGAAAGGGAGTTTGCTCAACTGACCAACTTTGCCAAAAAACTGGACAATATTGATCATTTGGAAAAATGGGACGGTTCCTATTATTCCGAAAAACTAAAACAAGAGCTTTTTAATCTGGATGATGAAAAACTAAAACCGTATTTTAAGTTAGAAAATGTCCTGAACGGCGCCTTTACTGTCGCACAAAAATTATTCGGAATTACCTTTACAGAAGTTTTCGACATTGACAAATACCACGAGGAAGTACAAACCTTTGAAGTAAAAGACAACAATAACGATCTTGTCGCAGTTTTTTATGCTGATTTTTTCCCGAGAAAAGGAAAACGCAACGGTGCCTGGATGACGTCTTTCAAACATCAATCCATTCAGAATGGTGTAAACGAAAGACCCCATGTATCAATAGTATGTAATTTTACGCGACCAACAACAACCAAACCGTCATTACTTACGTTTAACGAAGTTACAACCCTGTTCCATGAATTCGGCCATGCCTTACACGGTATGTTAGCCAATACCACTTATCCGAGCTTATCCGGAACAAGCGTATACTGGGATTTTGTAGAATTACCAAGTCAGGTAATGGAAAACTGGTGTTACGAACCGGAAGCATTGGCTTTGTTTGCTAAGCATTACCAAACCGGAGAAATCATCCCTATCGAATATGTAAACAAAATTAAAGAGAGTGCCAGTTTTCTGGAAGGAATGGCTACGTTACGTCAAATTAGTTTCGGTTTACTGGATATGGGTTGGCACGGACAGGATCCATCCGGAATCCGAGATGTAAAAACATTTGAAAACGAACAATTCGCATCGACTAAATTATTCCCTGATGTAGCCGAAAACGCAATGAGCACGGCTTTTTCACATATTTTTCAGGGCGGTTATTCTTCGGGATACTACAGTTACAAATGGGCGGAAGTATTGGATGCTGATGCTTTTGCTTATTTCCAGGAAAAAGGAATCTTCAACCCGGAAGTAGCAAAACTGTTTAAAGAGAATATATTATCACAAGGCGGAACGGATCATCCGATGACACTTTACAAAAAATTCAGAGGTCAGGAGCCAAAACCGGAAGCTTTATTAAAACGCGCCGGATTACTATAA
- a CDS encoding GbsR/MarR family transcriptional regulator, with the protein MEFKEAKNKFVQTWGALGSQWGINKTMAQIHALLMVSSEPLSMEDIMEELQISRGNASMNLRGLIDWGIVYKEYKAGERKEFFTAEKDLDELAVKISQERSKREIKPALKILKEVSNIDDNRSAEAKHFIEQTTKLHDFVLKADNVLDKITEYKDNWLTKLVIKIMK; encoded by the coding sequence ATGGAATTCAAAGAGGCAAAAAATAAATTCGTACAAACCTGGGGCGCATTGGGATCACAATGGGGCATCAACAAAACGATGGCTCAGATTCATGCACTATTAATGGTTTCCTCAGAACCCTTATCGATGGAAGACATCATGGAAGAATTACAGATTTCCAGAGGGAATGCCAGTATGAATTTAAGAGGTCTGATCGATTGGGGCATTGTTTATAAAGAATACAAAGCCGGTGAGCGAAAAGAGTTTTTTACTGCGGAAAAAGATCTGGACGAATTGGCTGTAAAAATTTCACAGGAAAGAAGTAAAAGAGAAATCAAACCCGCCTTAAAAATCCTAAAAGAGGTTTCGAATATTGATGATAACCGTTCTGCTGAAGCGAAGCATTTTATAGAACAAACCACCAAATTACACGACTTTGTTTTAAAAGCCGATAATGTACTGGATAAGATTACCGAATACAAAGACAACTGGCTAACCAAACTGGTTATCAAAATCATGAAATAA
- a CDS encoding T9SS-dependent choice-of-anchor J family protein translates to MIKKLLLMLAFVPFISHGQFLQNFDGGTTTPAGWTVINGGDTAQTWQIVNFASAEISAHSGTNAMCIRYSAAAHDDYLITPAVTVTAGVSDFLTFWGRSRDPLYPETISVKISTTGTAAANFTITLDPNVAPASGASFYKYQYDLTPYLGQTIYIGFHSTTTDKFYFDIDDVEVTALPSCVAPVNPLVVDVTSVTADLSWTAGSGTTNFEVQYGAPGFTAGSGTAAPPVTGATTTTLSGLSANTDYEYYVRANCGSGVFSAWSGPKAFKTTCASVTAFPFVEGFDAATIPSCWSNQTVSGTANWAYVTANGNSSIAPRTGARMAEFRTTTTGNKTKLVSPPLDLTAVTSPQLTFYYANVNWFGDIDELRVYYRTSANGAWTQIGSDYITEHTAWTQVTLPLPSPSATYYIAFEGTSNWARGLNLDDVTVASALSTATFDKGNFRAYPNPVKNMLNLAYNETISAVEIYNLLGQKVLSQNINLSEAQVDMSNLSAGNYLVKVFAGDVVKTIKIIKE, encoded by the coding sequence ATGATCAAAAAACTACTTTTAATGCTCGCTTTTGTCCCGTTTATCAGTCACGGACAATTTTTGCAAAATTTTGACGGAGGTACTACAACCCCGGCAGGTTGGACCGTAATAAACGGAGGTGATACTGCTCAGACCTGGCAGATTGTTAATTTTGCAAGTGCCGAAATTAGCGCACATAGTGGAACTAATGCTATGTGTATCCGATATTCAGCTGCTGCTCATGATGATTATTTGATCACTCCAGCCGTAACAGTTACAGCAGGTGTTTCAGATTTCTTAACTTTCTGGGGAAGAAGCCGTGATCCGCTATATCCGGAAACAATCAGTGTGAAAATTTCAACTACGGGAACTGCTGCAGCCAATTTTACTATTACGCTTGATCCAAATGTGGCTCCTGCGAGTGGTGCTTCTTTCTATAAATATCAGTACGATTTAACGCCTTATCTAGGACAAACGATTTATATCGGGTTTCATTCTACTACTACAGATAAATTCTATTTTGATATTGATGATGTTGAAGTTACTGCATTACCAAGTTGTGTGGCGCCTGTAAACCCGTTGGTTGTTGATGTTACATCGGTAACTGCTGACTTGTCGTGGACAGCTGGTTCCGGAACGACTAACTTTGAAGTACAATACGGAGCACCTGGTTTTACTGCTGGGTCAGGAACAGCAGCACCTCCGGTTACAGGAGCTACAACTACAACATTATCCGGTTTGTCTGCTAATACAGATTATGAGTATTATGTAAGAGCAAACTGTGGAAGTGGTGTTTTTAGCGCATGGTCCGGACCTAAAGCATTTAAAACAACTTGCGCGTCGGTAACAGCATTCCCTTTTGTGGAAGGATTTGATGCAGCCACAATACCTTCTTGCTGGTCAAATCAGACGGTTTCCGGAACAGCAAACTGGGCTTATGTAACTGCAAACGGAAACAGTTCTATTGCGCCGAGAACAGGTGCGAGAATGGCAGAATTCAGAACTACTACAACCGGAAATAAAACAAAATTAGTTTCGCCTCCGTTAGATTTAACAGCTGTTACAAGTCCGCAATTAACATTCTACTATGCTAACGTAAACTGGTTCGGAGATATCGATGAATTACGTGTTTACTATAGAACAAGTGCTAACGGTGCCTGGACACAAATCGGAAGTGATTATATTACTGAGCATACAGCATGGACTCAGGTAACTTTACCGTTGCCAAGCCCGTCCGCTACTTATTATATTGCTTTTGAAGGAACTTCAAACTGGGCGAGAGGTCTTAATCTTGACGATGTGACTGTGGCAAGTGCTTTATCAACGGCAACTTTTGATAAAGGTAATTTCAGAGCGTATCCGAACCCGGTTAAAAATATGTTGAACCTGGCGTATAACGAAACGATTTCGGCTGTTGAAATTTATAACTTACTTGGACAAAAAGTATTGTCTCAAAATATCAACCTTTCAGAAGCTCAGGTGGATATGAGTAACTTATCTGCCGGAAACTACCTGGTAAAAGTATTTGCAGGTGATGTTGTAAAAACAATTAAGATTATCAAAGAGTAA
- a CDS encoding hemolysin family protein, with the protein MEIIIIFFLILLNGVFSMSEIALISARKNRLETAAKKGNTSAKTALELANSPNKFLSTVQIGITLIGILTGIYSGDNVTGDVKLFLDGFEMFRPYSQTLAVGIVVVILTFFSLVLGELLPKRIGLNYPEAIAKTVAVPMKVVSIVTAPFIWLLTTSTDFILDVLKIKPTADGKVTEEEIKAIIKEGTEGGEVQEIEQDIVERVFHIGDRKVNSLMTHRKSVVYLTLEDNVNEQKEKVLEEIHSVYPVCDDNLDEVIGVVSLKDLFSMFEKGDFDLKAIVKEPVYLIEHTSAYKALEIFKKTKVHYALITDEYGVVQGIITLNDILEALVGDAAEFYEEEFQLVAREDGSWLVDGHYSLHDFLTYFDMDDLINDYDVTTVSGLIMTELSYIPKVGEKLIWNKMELEVIDMDGVKIDKVLVRSLKE; encoded by the coding sequence TTGGAAATAATAATAATTTTCTTTCTAATCCTTTTAAACGGAGTATTTTCCATGTCGGAAATCGCTCTTATTTCAGCTCGTAAAAACCGTTTGGAAACAGCGGCTAAAAAAGGAAATACCAGTGCAAAAACAGCTTTGGAACTGGCTAATTCTCCCAATAAATTCCTATCAACGGTTCAGATCGGAATTACCTTGATCGGGATTTTGACCGGTATTTATAGTGGAGACAATGTTACCGGTGATGTAAAACTGTTTTTAGACGGATTTGAAATGTTCAGACCGTATTCACAAACACTGGCAGTAGGAATTGTGGTAGTGATTTTGACGTTCTTCTCATTGGTTTTGGGCGAATTGTTACCGAAAAGAATCGGATTAAATTACCCGGAAGCAATTGCTAAAACGGTAGCGGTTCCGATGAAAGTGGTTTCGATTGTAACGGCTCCTTTTATCTGGTTGCTTACAACTTCAACGGATTTTATACTGGACGTGCTGAAAATTAAACCGACGGCCGACGGAAAAGTGACCGAAGAGGAAATTAAAGCCATCATTAAAGAAGGTACTGAAGGCGGAGAAGTACAGGAAATCGAGCAGGATATTGTGGAACGTGTTTTCCACATCGGAGATCGTAAGGTAAACTCGCTTATGACACACCGGAAATCGGTAGTGTATTTAACTTTGGAAGACAACGTTAACGAACAGAAAGAAAAGGTACTGGAAGAAATTCACTCCGTTTATCCGGTTTGTGATGATAATCTGGATGAAGTAATCGGGGTTGTTTCTTTAAAAGATCTGTTCTCCATGTTTGAAAAAGGGGATTTCGATCTGAAAGCGATTGTAAAAGAACCGGTTTATCTGATTGAACATACTTCGGCTTATAAAGCGCTCGAGATTTTTAAGAAAACAAAAGTACACTATGCTTTGATTACAGATGAGTATGGTGTTGTACAAGGAATTATTACGCTAAATGATATATTAGAAGCGCTTGTAGGGGATGCAGCTGAATTTTACGAAGAAGAATTCCAGTTGGTTGCCCGTGAAGATGGCTCCTGGTTAGTAGACGGACATTATTCATTACACGACTTCCTGACGTATTTCGATATGGATGATCTGATTAATGATTATGATGTAACAACGGTGAGCGGATTGATCATGACGGAACTTTCTTATATTCCTAAAGTCGGTGAAAAACTGATCTGGAATAAAATGGAACTGGAAGTGATCGATATGGACGGTGTAAAAATTGATAAAGTATTGGTACGTTCGTTAAAAGAATAA
- a CDS encoding adenylate kinase: MINIVLFGKPGAGKGTQAEFLKEKYNLVHISTGDVFRYNIKNETVLGKEAKTYIDRGDLVPDSVTIKMLQDEVEKNSEARGFLFDGFPRTIAQAEALDAFLESKDWDVTATIALEADDEILVQRLLERGKTSGRPDDQDEEKIRNRYQEYNEKTAPLIEYYSGQQKFHAVNGIGSITEITERLSEVIEKL; the protein is encoded by the coding sequence ATGATTAATATCGTATTATTTGGAAAGCCTGGAGCTGGAAAAGGGACGCAAGCAGAGTTTTTAAAAGAAAAATACAATTTAGTACACATTTCAACCGGAGACGTTTTTCGTTACAATATTAAAAACGAAACGGTATTAGGAAAAGAAGCAAAAACCTATATCGACCGTGGCGATTTAGTTCCGGATAGTGTGACAATTAAAATGCTTCAGGATGAAGTAGAAAAAAATAGTGAGGCGAGAGGTTTCCTTTTTGACGGGTTTCCGAGAACAATCGCACAAGCCGAAGCATTGGATGCGTTCTTAGAATCTAAAGATTGGGATGTAACAGCAACAATCGCGTTGGAAGCAGATGATGAAATTCTGGTACAACGTTTACTGGAAAGAGGAAAAACTTCAGGAAGACCGGATGATCAGGATGAAGAAAAAATCAGAAACCGCTACCAGGAATATAATGAAAAAACAGCCCCGTTAATCGAATATTATAGCGGTCAGCAAAAATTTCATGCCGTGAACGGAATCGGATCTATTACTGAAATTACAGAAAGATTAAGCGAAGTAATTGAGAAATTATAA
- a CDS encoding 5-(carboxyamino)imidazole ribonucleotide synthase, with protein sequence MNYFSSDFKLGILGGGQLGKMLLTETRKFDIQTYILDPSAEAPSQFGATLFFQGDLMDYNTVYQFGKNVDLLTIEIENVNLDALDQLEQEGLKVYPSPKTLRLIQNKGKQKDFYSEHNIPTAPYKRFTNKEALITSVENNTTTIPFVWKSAQFGYDGNGVKIIRTQTDLITLPDTECIAEQMIPFKNELAVIVTRTPSGAIKTYPVVEMEFHPEANQVEYVICPARIAESVAQKARAIALQVSEKFNHVGLLAVEMFQTEDDNILVNEVAPRPHNSGHYSIEASYTSQFEQHIRAILDLPLGNTDSKVAGIMVNLVGEEGYSGPVIYQNIEKILAIDGVTPHIYGKRETRPFRKMGHVTIVNANIDEARKIAEVVKNTIKVISASN encoded by the coding sequence ATGAATTATTTCTCTTCTGATTTTAAATTAGGGATACTTGGCGGCGGTCAATTAGGTAAAATGCTGCTGACCGAAACCCGAAAATTTGACATCCAAACGTATATTCTGGATCCGAGTGCTGAAGCGCCGTCACAATTTGGAGCTACCCTTTTTTTTCAAGGTGATCTGATGGACTACAACACTGTTTATCAATTCGGCAAAAACGTAGATCTTCTGACCATTGAAATTGAAAATGTAAATCTAGATGCATTAGATCAATTGGAACAAGAGGGTTTAAAAGTATATCCGTCTCCCAAAACACTTCGTCTGATCCAAAACAAAGGCAAACAAAAAGATTTTTATTCCGAACACAATATTCCGACAGCTCCTTATAAACGTTTCACCAATAAAGAAGCACTTATAACATCAGTTGAAAATAATACGACTACAATTCCGTTTGTCTGGAAAAGTGCTCAGTTCGGTTATGACGGAAACGGCGTAAAAATAATCCGAACACAGACTGATCTTATAACATTACCTGATACGGAATGTATTGCGGAACAAATGATTCCGTTTAAAAATGAATTGGCTGTGATTGTAACCCGTACACCTTCCGGAGCTATAAAAACGTATCCTGTTGTCGAAATGGAATTTCATCCGGAAGCGAATCAGGTAGAATACGTAATCTGTCCGGCTCGTATAGCTGAATCGGTTGCTCAAAAAGCCAGAGCTATTGCCTTACAGGTTTCCGAGAAATTCAATCACGTTGGCTTACTGGCTGTAGAAATGTTTCAAACCGAAGACGACAACATACTGGTTAATGAAGTCGCTCCAAGACCACACAATTCCGGGCATTATTCGATCGAAGCGAGTTATACATCCCAATTTGAACAACATATCCGTGCGATATTAGATCTTCCTTTAGGAAATACCGACAGTAAAGTTGCCGGTATCATGGTCAATCTGGTAGGCGAAGAAGGCTATTCCGGACCGGTTATTTATCAAAACATCGAAAAAATACTAGCCATAGACGGTGTGACACCACATATTTACGGAAAAAGAGAAACAAGACCTTTCCGAAAAATGGGACATGTTACTATTGTCAATGCAAACATAGACGAAGCACGTAAAATCGCCGAAGTAGTCAAAAACACCATAAAAGTAATTAGCGCTTCTAATTAA